In one Candidatus Nomurabacteria bacterium genomic region, the following are encoded:
- the rpsL gene encoding 30S ribosomal protein S12 yields the protein MPTINQLVRKPRKTAGKKTKSPALGRIHNALKVRYYNQDSPLKRGVCVKVTTKTPKKPNSALRKVARVRLTNGHEVWAYIGGEGHNLQEHAVVLVRGGRVPDLPGVRYHIVRGALDLQGVQKRKKGRSKYGAKKEDK from the coding sequence ATGCCTACCATTAATCAATTGGTGCGAAAGCCTCGCAAGACCGCCGGAAAGAAGACTAAATCACCGGCTCTTGGACGCATTCATAACGCCCTCAAAGTGCGTTACTACAACCAAGACTCACCGCTTAAGCGCGGCGTCTGTGTCAAAGTGACCACTAAAACACCAAAGAAGCCAAACTCGGCTCTTCGTAAGGTCGCACGTGTGCGCCTAACGAATGGTCACGAAGTCTGGGCATACATTGGTGGTGAAGGCCACAACCTACAGGAGCACGCTGTAGTTCTCGTACGTGGTGGACGCGTGCCAGACCTTCCAGGTGTTCGTTACCACATCGTTCGCGGTGCACTCGACCTTCAGGGTGTTCAAAAGCGCAAAAAAGGCCGTAGTAAGTACGGTGCTAAGAAGGAGGACAAGTAG
- the rpsG gene encoding 30S ribosomal protein S7, with the protein MPRKVTKKLQRELKPDRKYQSILVQRLINKSMLDGKKLVAERAVYSALEQAAKKLNSEEPLEVFEKALKNVSPNFEVKSRRVGGANYQIPFAIQGHRQLHFAFSWLVQSARKRSGMPYEKRLAAEIVDAYNEAGAAFKKKEDTHKMAEANRAFAHFARG; encoded by the coding sequence ATGCCTCGTAAAGTCACCAAGAAGCTCCAGCGTGAGCTCAAACCTGACCGCAAATACCAGTCAATCCTTGTGCAGCGACTTATCAACAAGTCTATGCTAGATGGCAAGAAACTCGTTGCTGAACGTGCTGTTTACAGCGCACTAGAGCAGGCTGCCAAGAAATTGAACAGTGAAGAGCCACTGGAAGTATTTGAAAAAGCACTTAAAAACGTCAGCCCGAATTTCGAGGTTAAATCTCGTCGTGTCGGCGGTGCCAACTACCAGATTCCATTCGCCATCCAAGGTCATCGTCAACTACACTTCGCTTTCAGCTGGTTGGTTCAATCAGCTCGCAAGCGCAGTGGCATGCCATACGAAAAGCGCCTAGCCGCTGAAATCGTTGATGCATACAACGAAGCCGGTGCTGCCTTCAAAAAGAAGGAAGACACTCACAAAATGGCAGAAGCAAACCGCGCGTTTGCACACTTTGCCCGCGGATAA
- a CDS encoding Hsp20/alpha crystallin family protein gives MANIQKYDPFADMEALQRQFFSNDWLSPLSGVNLPTTDVYTDGNDLIVEAHLPHFEQDDVTVQVDNGALVVSAQRHEKEEHKGRKYVVHESSSTFYRRIQLPQRADADKIDAQLENGVLKVKVPLTPLPEPKKISVKSKK, from the coding sequence ATGGCAAATATACAAAAATACGATCCGTTCGCCGACATGGAAGCGTTGCAGCGACAATTTTTTAGCAATGATTGGTTGAGTCCGCTTAGCGGTGTAAATTTACCGACCACCGACGTATATACAGACGGCAATGATTTGATCGTAGAGGCGCACTTGCCTCATTTTGAGCAAGACGACGTGACTGTCCAGGTCGACAACGGCGCGCTTGTAGTGTCGGCACAACGCCACGAAAAAGAAGAGCATAAAGGGCGAAAATACGTCGTGCACGAAAGCAGTAGTACCTTTTATAGGCGCATCCAGCTACCCCAGCGAGCCGACGCCGATAAAATCGACGCCCAGCTGGAAAATGGCGTGCTAAAAGTAAAAGTACCGCTCACGCCCCTACCCGAGCCAAAGAAGATTTCGGTAAAGAGTAAGAAATGA
- a CDS encoding DUF202 domain-containing protein, whose product MNKISKKEELDVDVRFLLANERTLLAWVRTGLTIEAGGIALTAFHQNTPLPGILVLFLGILVAVVGYGRYRITDKSIRAGHLPPSDGTAALQVYGITVLAVFIALLQVTILR is encoded by the coding sequence ATGAATAAAATAAGCAAAAAAGAAGAGCTAGACGTCGACGTACGCTTTTTATTGGCGAACGAACGCACGCTACTTGCCTGGGTGCGCACAGGCCTCACTATCGAAGCAGGCGGCATCGCATTAACGGCATTTCATCAGAATACACCGCTTCCTGGAATTCTAGTCTTATTTCTTGGCATTTTGGTTGCAGTCGTTGGCTACGGTCGTTATCGGATTACAGATAAAAGTATTCGTGCCGGGCATTTACCACCATCAGACGGAACAGCTGCCCTGCAGGTGTATGGCATTACTGTGCTAGCTGTCTTCATTGCACTTTTGCAGGTGACAATACTACGCTGA
- a CDS encoding YajQ family cyclic di-GMP-binding protein gives MATFSFDIVSEYDKAEMNNVYQQVEREIANRYDFKGSPASIEWLADKKGFKVIGSNKWQVDAVIDIVRKKLSARDISSKVLDLSKNVNESNLKATKEVPFVEGLDQDKAKKVSALIREKFPKVKPQIQGEAVRVTSGSKDDLQAVMTAVRAADFDFVTSFTNYR, from the coding sequence ATGGCAACATTTAGTTTTGATATAGTTTCGGAATACGACAAAGCCGAAATGAACAACGTATACCAGCAGGTAGAGCGAGAAATCGCAAATCGCTACGACTTCAAGGGTTCACCAGCCAGTATTGAATGGCTGGCTGACAAAAAAGGCTTCAAAGTTATAGGAAGCAATAAATGGCAAGTTGATGCTGTCATCGACATTGTTCGAAAGAAGCTATCTGCGCGCGACATCAGCAGTAAGGTTCTTGACCTCAGTAAGAACGTAAATGAAAGCAACCTCAAGGCGACTAAAGAAGTGCCCTTTGTCGAAGGATTAGACCAAGACAAAGCCAAGAAAGTCTCTGCGCTTATACGTGAGAAATTTCCAAAGGTTAAACCGCAGATTCAAGGCGAAGCCGTACGAGTAACGAGCGGCAGCAAAGACGACTTGCAGGCTGTGATGACAGCTGTCCGCGCAGCTGATTTTGACTTCGTGACAAGCTTTACGAACTATCGTTAA
- a CDS encoding phosphatase PAP2 family protein, whose translation MRRAIHAFDRVVGHWITDLPSWMHPVMHLFSWIGEPPVTVGVAAIAFGYGFALDKPLYETAGIIAFVTIAFGSLLKLVLRRRRPITDYSKNMFIKTFSFPSGHAAGSLVSFIMAALIIGNRWPELTIAAWAVALVVCFMIGVSRVYLGAHYVSDIIGGWIIGVIGLAFVIDMFI comes from the coding sequence ATGAGACGAGCCATCCACGCGTTTGACAGAGTTGTAGGTCACTGGATTACAGATTTGCCATCGTGGATGCACCCCGTCATGCACTTATTTAGCTGGATTGGCGAACCGCCGGTCACTGTTGGTGTCGCAGCTATCGCGTTCGGGTACGGCTTTGCTTTAGACAAGCCGCTCTATGAGACTGCTGGTATCATCGCCTTCGTCACGATAGCCTTCGGCAGTTTACTCAAGCTCGTTTTACGCAGGCGACGACCAATAACCGACTACTCAAAAAATATGTTTATCAAAACATTTAGTTTTCCAAGTGGCCATGCCGCAGGTTCGTTAGTCAGCTTCATTATGGCGGCGCTCATCATAGGCAACAGGTGGCCAGAGCTTACTATCGCCGCGTGGGCGGTAGCGCTTGTCGTGTGCTTTATGATTGGCGTCTCGCGCGTTTACCTAGGGGCTCACTACGTGAGCGACATCATCGGCGGATGGATCATCGGTGTAATCGGTCTCGCCTTTGTTATAGACATGTTTATTTAA
- the fusA gene encoding elongation factor G, whose protein sequence is MAAKNVPLEDFRNIGIIAHIDAGKTTTTEGILYRTGLSHKIGAVHEGETTTDWMAQERERGITITSAAVTAFWKDHKINIIDTPGHIDFTAEVERSLRVLDGAVTVFDGKMGVEAQTETVWRQANKYGVPRICFINKINQIGGDFYKSLDSIHNRLSKHALPIHLPIGFEKEINGVVDLVDMKAYTYNDFTDHELIVGEIPADMLEKAKNARSLLVEAAVEADDELFERFLEKGEESISVEELRSALRKRVLAGDFYLVTGGDGRGVIVEKVLDLVVDFLPSPLDVGAVHGTNPKTGDVIERQADDKEPLAALAFKIATDPFVGRLIFVRVYSGKLAAGSYVLNTTTGEKERIGRVVRMHADKREDIDGISAGDIAAVVGLKGTFTGHTLCDAANPITLESITFPEPPVSIAVEPKTKADQEKMGIALQRLAEEDPTFRIHTDEETNQTIMSGMGELHLDILIDRMKREFKVEANVGEPQVAFRETIRGTTEAQGKHAKQTGGRGQYGDVWIRFEPNEEGEDFVFVDAIKGGVVPQEYRSAVEKGVRDTLAGGVMAGYPMIGVKATLYDGSYHDVDSSELAFNLAAILAVREGIPKAKPVLLEPVMRVEVTTPEEFMGDVIGDLNSRRGRIEAMEDLQGGAKLVRAMVPLAEMFGYTNDIRSMSQGRAASTMELADYEEVPPNVAQEIIEKRKK, encoded by the coding sequence ATGGCAGCAAAAAACGTCCCTTTAGAGGACTTTCGTAACATCGGTATCATTGCACACATCGACGCCGGCAAGACTACTACAACCGAAGGTATTTTGTACCGAACCGGACTAAGCCACAAGATTGGTGCTGTTCACGAAGGTGAAACAACAACCGACTGGATGGCACAAGAACGTGAACGCGGTATCACGATTACATCTGCTGCCGTCACTGCATTCTGGAAAGACCACAAGATCAATATCATCGACACACCTGGTCACATTGACTTTACTGCCGAAGTAGAGCGTTCACTACGCGTGCTAGACGGCGCCGTAACTGTCTTTGACGGTAAAATGGGCGTTGAAGCACAGACAGAAACTGTTTGGCGCCAAGCAAACAAGTACGGCGTGCCTCGTATCTGCTTTATCAACAAGATCAACCAAATCGGTGGCGACTTTTATAAATCACTCGACAGTATTCACAACCGCTTAAGCAAACATGCGCTGCCTATCCACTTGCCAATCGGTTTTGAAAAAGAAATCAACGGTGTTGTAGATCTTGTAGACATGAAAGCCTACACATATAACGATTTTACTGACCACGAACTTATCGTCGGTGAAATCCCTGCCGATATGCTCGAAAAGGCAAAGAATGCTCGCAGCCTGTTAGTTGAAGCTGCCGTCGAAGCCGACGACGAGTTGTTCGAACGATTCCTCGAAAAGGGTGAAGAGTCAATCAGCGTTGAAGAACTCAGGAGCGCACTTCGTAAGCGCGTCCTAGCTGGCGACTTCTACCTAGTCACCGGTGGTGATGGCCGTGGCGTTATCGTCGAAAAGGTTCTTGACCTTGTAGTTGATTTCTTGCCAAGTCCACTTGACGTCGGCGCCGTACACGGTACCAACCCAAAAACTGGGGATGTCATTGAACGCCAAGCTGACGACAAAGAACCTCTTGCCGCTTTGGCATTCAAAATTGCGACAGACCCATTTGTCGGACGTCTTATCTTCGTCCGTGTATATAGCGGCAAATTAGCTGCTGGTTCATACGTACTAAACACTACTACTGGCGAAAAAGAGCGCATTGGACGTGTTGTTCGTATGCATGCCGACAAACGAGAAGATATCGACGGCATCAGCGCTGGCGATATCGCGGCTGTCGTAGGCCTTAAGGGCACCTTTACTGGTCACACTCTATGCGACGCAGCAAACCCAATCACACTTGAGAGCATTACATTTCCAGAACCACCGGTGTCAATCGCCGTCGAACCAAAGACTAAAGCCGACCAGGAAAAAATGGGTATCGCTTTGCAGCGTCTTGCAGAAGAAGACCCAACCTTCCGAATCCACACCGATGAAGAAACCAACCAAACTATTATGTCTGGTATGGGTGAGCTACACCTCGACATTCTAATTGACCGCATGAAGCGTGAATTTAAGGTTGAAGCAAACGTGGGTGAACCACAAGTAGCCTTCCGTGAAACAATTCGCGGCACCACAGAAGCGCAAGGTAAGCATGCCAAGCAAACTGGTGGACGTGGTCAGTACGGTGATGTTTGGATTCGTTTCGAGCCAAACGAAGAAGGCGAAGACTTTGTATTTGTAGACGCCATCAAGGGTGGTGTTGTCCCACAGGAATACCGATCAGCTGTTGAAAAGGGTGTTCGCGATACGCTAGCTGGCGGCGTTATGGCTGGCTACCCAATGATTGGCGTCAAAGCGACTCTTTACGACGGTAGCTATCACGATGTCGACTCATCTGAACTTGCCTTTAACCTTGCTGCAATCTTGGCCGTACGCGAAGGCATCCCGAAGGCAAAACCTGTGCTACTCGAGCCTGTTATGCGCGTCGAAGTTACTACTCCTGAAGAATTCATGGGTGACGTGATTGGCGACCTTAACTCACGCCGTGGCCGAATCGAAGCCATGGAAGACCTACAAGGTGGCGCTAAGCTCGTCCGTGCCATGGTTCCGCTTGCCGAAATGTTTGGCTACACTAACGACATCCGTTCTATGAGCCAAGGCCGTGCGGCTTCTACCATGGAGCTTGCCGACTACGAAGAAGTTCCGCCAAATGTTGCGCAGGAAATCATCGAGAAGCGCAAGAAATAA
- the tuf gene encoding elongation factor Tu: MADFDRTKPHVNVGTMGHVDHGKTTLTAAITAVLAKKLPSEVNKPIAYDQIDNAPEERARGITIASSHQEYESEARHYAHVDMPGHADYVKNMITGAAQIDGAILVVAANDGPLPQTREHVLLAHQVNVPRIVVFLNKMDLADPELVELVEMDVRELLTKNGYDGDNAPIIKGSATKALEGDAASEDAIMELVKALDDYIEEPVRELDKPFLMPIEDVFSIKGRGTVATGRIEQGIVKLNDEIEIVGIKPTQKSVVTGIEAFKKNLDQGQAGDNAGLLLRGIEREQIERGQVVAKPGTITPHTEFSAEVYILKKEEGGRHTPFSKGYKPQFYFRTTDVTGEVELPADKEMVMPGDTVTFNVKLLAPIAMEDGLRFAIREGGRTVGAGVVTKITK; the protein is encoded by the coding sequence ATGGCAGATTTCGATCGAACTAAGCCGCACGTCAACGTTGGTACCATGGGTCACGTTGACCACGGTAAAACAACCCTAACAGCAGCTATCACTGCCGTTCTTGCAAAGAAGCTTCCTAGCGAAGTAAACAAACCAATCGCATACGACCAAATTGACAACGCTCCAGAAGAGCGAGCACGTGGTATTACCATCGCTTCTTCTCACCAGGAATACGAGTCAGAAGCACGTCACTACGCACACGTAGACATGCCTGGTCACGCCGACTACGTCAAAAACATGATTACTGGTGCTGCTCAAATCGACGGCGCAATCCTTGTGGTTGCTGCTAACGACGGTCCACTTCCACAGACTCGTGAGCACGTACTTCTTGCACACCAGGTCAACGTTCCTCGTATCGTTGTTTTCCTAAACAAGATGGACCTCGCTGACCCAGAACTAGTTGAGCTCGTAGAGATGGACGTTCGCGAACTCCTAACCAAGAATGGTTACGATGGCGACAACGCTCCTATCATCAAGGGTTCTGCTACTAAGGCTCTCGAAGGCGACGCTGCTTCTGAAGATGCAATCATGGAACTAGTTAAAGCTCTCGACGATTACATCGAAGAGCCTGTCCGCGAGCTAGACAAGCCATTCCTAATGCCAATCGAAGACGTATTCTCAATCAAGGGTCGTGGTACTGTTGCTACCGGCCGTATTGAGCAGGGTATCGTTAAGCTAAACGACGAGATCGAAATCGTTGGTATCAAACCAACTCAGAAGTCTGTCGTTACTGGCATCGAAGCATTCAAAAAGAACCTTGACCAAGGTCAAGCTGGTGACAACGCCGGCCTATTGCTCCGCGGTATTGAGCGCGAACAAATTGAACGCGGTCAGGTCGTTGCTAAGCCTGGTACGATTACACCTCACACTGAGTTCTCAGCTGAAGTGTACATCCTTAAAAAGGAAGAAGGCGGTCGCCACACTCCATTTAGCAAGGGTTACAAGCCACAGTTCTACTTCCGTACAACTGACGTTACCGGTGAAGTTGAGCTACCAGCTGACAAAGAAATGGTCATGCCTGGTGACACTGTTACCTTCAACGTTAAGCTTCTTGCACCTATCGCCATGGAAGACGGTCTACGCTTCGCTATCCGCGAAGGTGGTCGCACCGTTGGTGCTGGTGTCGTAACTAAGATTACTAAATAA
- the rpsJ gene encoding 30S ribosomal protein S10, whose amino-acid sequence MADAKPEGLRIRIRLKAYDHKVIDQSAKQIIDTAIRTGATIAGPVPLPTRRSTYTVVKSPHVYKTGGESFEMRVHKRLIDITNATPKTIDSLQNLSLPAGVDAEIRM is encoded by the coding sequence ATGGCAGATGCAAAACCAGAAGGATTGCGAATCCGCATCCGACTTAAGGCCTATGATCACAAGGTCATCGACCAATCAGCAAAACAAATCATCGACACGGCTATACGTACCGGTGCAACTATTGCCGGTCCTGTGCCACTTCCTACGCGTCGTAGTACGTACACTGTGGTCAAATCACCACACGTCTACAAAACAGGTGGTGAAAGCTTCGAGATGCGCGTACACAAGCGCCTGATCGACATCACCAACGCGACGCCAAAGACTATCGACAGTCTGCAAAACCTCAGCTTGCCAGCTGGTGTTGATGCAGAAATCCGAATGTAA